Proteins co-encoded in one Ictalurus punctatus breed USDA103 chromosome 18, Coco_2.0, whole genome shotgun sequence genomic window:
- the LOC108278652 gene encoding macrophage mannose receptor 1 isoform X1: MRYTFFSNIVPGAMLQLLLLFGFFSLGVCLPRQYHFINENKTWAEAQRYCRENYDDLASINNTEEELALTNIIDIWNNNRTWIGLYDDLKSWKWSLDDDSFFQEGERSFRNWYIQKPRNSNGNSLCVYLSGYSGVWYEASCSLRLPFICFDGSVNASERYVLVNQNLNWTEAQRYCRKNYADLTSVRNETENQMIRSLLPNIYYYYYGLWIGLYRTRSWSDKSNSSFTNWKPGQPDNYAQNESCTAVSFNSDNYYYYYNYNNTYLYYGKWTDENCGQAFPFLCYSTTLSSSSHQYHFINENMTWTEAQRYCRENYTDLATVDNMEEMNTLLNTVNGSYSGLAWIGLYDDLDSWRWSLDDDAFYQEGEKDFRGWNQQPDNYNGQELCVYIRSDGTWFDGNCDRSLPFVCYDGKNGTDDYRWIFSYMPWRRAQDYCREHYTDLASVRNQTDNQRILNLTGGNDAWIGLYRTRLWSDKQESTYENWRRDTYIPAQPDNGVYIPWEHGNQHCTAVLFSDSGYWTDENCFATFPFICYNKFCTGSSCSLHQYHFVNENKTWTEAQRYCRENYTDLATINNMEEMNTLLNTVNGSYSGLVWIGLYDDLNSWKWSLDENSFYMDGERSFRNWYIYKPRNWGGNSMCAYMSNYNGVWWEAPCSSTYPFICFDGRVNASESYVLVTQSMNWTEAQSYCREHHTDLLSVRNETENQRIRSILSKMFNSYYYYYYYYYYYYYYYDYYYYYAPLWIGLYRTRSWSDQSNSSFSNWKPGQPDNYAQNESCTAVSFNDSGKWTDENCSRAFPFLCYSIMTSTSRQYHFISENKTWTEAQRYCRENYTDLATTDNMEEMNTLLNTVNGSYSGLAWIGLYDDLDSWRWSLDDDAFYQEGEKDFRGWYHQPDNYYGQELCVSMISTGEWFDSPCTDRKSFVCYNDTTNTYVWIYNATTWEEAQSFCRANHTDLASVRNETELQQILNIMNSYGYSEAWIGLYRNRLWSDQSNSTFTFWSPEIPAPPPEPDNGVYSYSPGQYRNQHCTAVDHSGRWTDENCFTSFPFICYTAFTPGVVTGLQMKVKAEESLLYSEIERIVLMELQQESVRLGLSSNFSVNAIKIRKISP; encoded by the exons ATGAGGT ATACTTTCTTTTCTAATATTGTTCCAGGAGCCATGCTTCAACTGTTGCTACTCTTTG GGTTTTTCAGCCTCGGTGTCTGTCTCCCTCGTCAGTATCACTTCATTAATGAGAATAAGACCTGGGCTGAAGCACAGAGATACTGCAGAGAGAATTATGATGATTTAGCCAGTATTAATAACACTGAAGAGGAACTGGCCCTTACTAACATAATAGACATCTGGAACAACAACCGAACCTGGATTGGACTGTATGATGATCTGAAAAGCTGGAAATGGTCTCTGGATGATGATTCGTTCTTCCAGGAAGGAGAAAGAAGCTTTAGAAACTGGTACATACAGAAACCAAGGAACTCGAATGGAAAcagtttgtgtgtatatttatcgGGTTATTCTGGAGTATGGTATGAGGCCTCTTGTTCTTTGAGACTTCCATTCATTTGCTTTGATG GTAGTGTGAATGCCAGTGAAAGATATGTCCTGGTTAATCAGAACCTGAACTGGACTGAAGCTCAGAGATACTGCAGAAAGAATTACGCAGACCTGACCAGTGTGAGGAACGAGACGGAGAACCAGATGATAAGATCATTATTacctaatatttattattactattatggTTTGTGGATTGGTCTGTACAGAACCAGGTCTTGGTCAGATAAAAGCAACTCTTCATTCACCAACTGGAAACCTGGACAACCAGATAATTATGCACAGAATGAATCCTGTACTGCCGTCTCATTTAATagtgataattattattactattataattataataacactTACCTGTATTATGGGAAATGGACAGATGAAAACTGCGGTCAAGCTTTTCCGTTCCTCTGTTACAGCA CAACATTATCATCATCCTCTCATCAGTATcactttattaatgagaatatGACCTGGACTGAAGCACAGAGATACTGCCGAGAGAATTACACTGACCTGGCTACCGTTGATAACATGGAGGAAATGAACACGCTCCTTAACACAGTAAATGGCAGCTACTCAGGTTTAGCCTGGATTGGACTGTATGATGATCTAGACAGCTGGAGATGGTCTCTGGATGATGATGCTTTCTAccaggagggagagaaagacttCAGAGGGTGGAACCAGCAACCTGATAACTACAATGGACAAGaactgtgtgtttatattagATCTGATGGAACATGGTTTGATGGAAACTGTGACAGATCTTTACCTTTTGTTTGCTATGATG GAAAAAATGGAACAGACGATTATAGGTGGATTTTTTCTTACATGCCCTGGAGACGAGCTCAGGATTACTGCAGAGAGCATTACACAGACCTGGCCAGTGTGAGAAACCAAACAGATAATCAAAGAATCCTCAACCTCACCGGTGGCAATGATGCTTGGATTGGTCTTTACAGAACCAGACTCTGGTCAGATAAACAGGAATCCACATATGAAAACTGGAGAAGAGACACTTATATACCTGCACAGCCAGACAATGGTGTATATATTCCATGGGAACACGGCAATCAACACTGCACTGCTGTATTATTCAGTGACTCAGGGTACTGGACAGATGAGAACTGCTTCGCCACATTCCCTTTCATCTGCTATAACA AATTCTGTACAGGATCCTCATGTTCCCTCCATCAGTATCACTTTGTTAACGAGAATAAAACCTGGACTGAAGCACAGAGATACTGCCGAGAGAATTACACTGACCTGGCCACCATTAATAACATGGAGGAAATGAACACACTCCTTAACACAGTAAATGGCAGCTACTCAGGTTTAGTCTGGATTGGACTCTATGATGATCTGAACAGCTGGAAATGGTCTCTGGATGAAAATTCTTTCTACATGGACGGAGAGAGAAGCTTTAGAAACTGGTATATATACAAACCAAGGAACTGGGGTGGAAACAGCATGTGTGCATACATGTCAAATTATAATGGGGTATGGTGGGAGGCCCCTTGTTCTTCGACATATCCATTCATTTGCTTTGATG GTAGGGTAAATGCCAGTGAAAGTTATGTCCTGGTTACTCAGTCCATGAACTGGACTGAGGCTCAGAGCTACTGCAGAGAGCATCACACAGACCTGCTCAGTGTGAGGAACGAGACTGAGAACCAGAGGATCAGATCAATATTAtcaaaaatgtttaattcatattattattattattattattattattattattattattattatgattactactactactacgctCCTCTATGGATTGGCCTGTACAGAACCAGGTCTTGGTCAGATCAAAGCAACTCTTCATTCAGCAACTGGAAACCTGGACAACCAGATAATTATGCACAGAATGAATCCTGTACTGCCGTGTCATTTAATGATTCTGGGAAATGGACAGATGAAAACTGCAGTCGAGCTTTTCCATTCCTCTGTTACAGCA TAATGACATCAACTTCTCGTCAGTATCACTTTATTAGTGAGAATAAGACCTGGACTGAAGCACAGAGATACTGCCGAGAGAATTACACTGACCTGGCCACCACTGATAACATGGAGGAAATGAACACACTCCTTAACACAGTAAATGGCAGCTACTCAGGTTTAGCCTGGATTGGACTGTATGATGATCTGGACAGCTGGAGATGGTCTCTGGATGATGATGCTTTCTAccaggagggagagaaagacttCAGAGGGTGGTACCATCAACCTGATAACTACTATGGACAAGAGCTGTGTGTTTCCATGATATCAACCGGGGAATGGTTTGACAGCCCTTGTACTGACAGAAAGTCATTTGTTTGCTATAACG ACACAACCAACACATATGTGTGGATTTATAACGCAACGACTTGGGAAGAAGCTCAAAGTTTCTGTAGAGCAAATCACACAGACCTGGCCAGTGTGAGGAATGAGACTGAACTTCAGCAAATACTGAACATCATGAACAGCTATGGATATAGTGAGGCATGGATTGGTCTGTATAGGAACCGATTATGGTCAGATCAGAGCAACTCGACTTTTACATTTTGGAGCCCAGAGATTCCAGCACCTCCACCAGAGCCTGATAACGGTGTGTATTCATATTCACCTGGACAATATAGAAATCAACACTGCACAGCTGTGGATCATTCCGGCCGATGGACAGATGAAAACTGTTTCACCAGTTTCCCTTTCATCTGCTACACTG CATTCACTCCAG GTGTTGTGACAGGATTGCAGATGAAAGTCAAAGCTGAGGAAAGTCTGTTATACTCTGAGATTGAAAGAATTGTGTTGATGGAA CTTCAACAAGAATCTGTCAGACTGGGACTTTCAAGCAACTTCTCTGTGAATGCGATAAAAATCCGTAAGATCAGTCCATGA
- the LOC108278652 gene encoding macrophage mannose receptor 1 isoform X2, with the protein MRYTFFSNIVPGAMLQLLLLFGFFSLGVCLPRQYHFINENKTWAEAQRYCRENYDDLASINNTEEELALTNIIDIWNNNRTWIGLYDDLKSWKWSLDDDSFFQEGERSFRNWYIQKPRNSNGNSLCVYLSGYSGVWYEASCSLRLPFICFDGSVNASERYVLVNQNLNWTEAQRYCRKNYADLTSVRNETENQMIRSLLPNIYYYYYGLWIGLYRTRSWSDKSNSSFTNWKPGQPDNYAQNESCTAVSFNSDNYYYYYNYNNTYLYYGKWTDENCGQAFPFLCYSIMTSTSRQYHFISENKTWTEAQRYCRENYTDLATTDNMEEMNTLLNTVNGSYSGLAWIGLYDDLDSWRWSLDDDAFYQEGEKDFRGWYHQPDNYYGQELCVSMISTGEWFDSPCTDRKSFVCYNDTTNTYVWIYNATTWEEAQSFCRANHTDLASVRNETELQQILNIMNSYGYSEAWIGLYRNRLWSDQSNSTFTFWSPEIPAPPPEPDNGVYSYSPGQYRNQHCTAVDHSGRWTDENCFTSFPFICYTAFTPGVVTGLQMKVKAEESLLYSEIERIVLMELQQESVRLGLSSNFSVNAIKIRKISP; encoded by the exons ATGAGGT ATACTTTCTTTTCTAATATTGTTCCAGGAGCCATGCTTCAACTGTTGCTACTCTTTG GGTTTTTCAGCCTCGGTGTCTGTCTCCCTCGTCAGTATCACTTCATTAATGAGAATAAGACCTGGGCTGAAGCACAGAGATACTGCAGAGAGAATTATGATGATTTAGCCAGTATTAATAACACTGAAGAGGAACTGGCCCTTACTAACATAATAGACATCTGGAACAACAACCGAACCTGGATTGGACTGTATGATGATCTGAAAAGCTGGAAATGGTCTCTGGATGATGATTCGTTCTTCCAGGAAGGAGAAAGAAGCTTTAGAAACTGGTACATACAGAAACCAAGGAACTCGAATGGAAAcagtttgtgtgtatatttatcgGGTTATTCTGGAGTATGGTATGAGGCCTCTTGTTCTTTGAGACTTCCATTCATTTGCTTTGATG GTAGTGTGAATGCCAGTGAAAGATATGTCCTGGTTAATCAGAACCTGAACTGGACTGAAGCTCAGAGATACTGCAGAAAGAATTACGCAGACCTGACCAGTGTGAGGAACGAGACGGAGAACCAGATGATAAGATCATTATTacctaatatttattattactattatggTTTGTGGATTGGTCTGTACAGAACCAGGTCTTGGTCAGATAAAAGCAACTCTTCATTCACCAACTGGAAACCTGGACAACCAGATAATTATGCACAGAATGAATCCTGTACTGCCGTCTCATTTAATagtgataattattattactattataattataataacactTACCTGTATTATGGGAAATGGACAGATGAAAACTGCGGTCAAGCTTTTCCGTTCCTCTGTTACAGCA TAATGACATCAACTTCTCGTCAGTATCACTTTATTAGTGAGAATAAGACCTGGACTGAAGCACAGAGATACTGCCGAGAGAATTACACTGACCTGGCCACCACTGATAACATGGAGGAAATGAACACACTCCTTAACACAGTAAATGGCAGCTACTCAGGTTTAGCCTGGATTGGACTGTATGATGATCTGGACAGCTGGAGATGGTCTCTGGATGATGATGCTTTCTAccaggagggagagaaagacttCAGAGGGTGGTACCATCAACCTGATAACTACTATGGACAAGAGCTGTGTGTTTCCATGATATCAACCGGGGAATGGTTTGACAGCCCTTGTACTGACAGAAAGTCATTTGTTTGCTATAACG ACACAACCAACACATATGTGTGGATTTATAACGCAACGACTTGGGAAGAAGCTCAAAGTTTCTGTAGAGCAAATCACACAGACCTGGCCAGTGTGAGGAATGAGACTGAACTTCAGCAAATACTGAACATCATGAACAGCTATGGATATAGTGAGGCATGGATTGGTCTGTATAGGAACCGATTATGGTCAGATCAGAGCAACTCGACTTTTACATTTTGGAGCCCAGAGATTCCAGCACCTCCACCAGAGCCTGATAACGGTGTGTATTCATATTCACCTGGACAATATAGAAATCAACACTGCACAGCTGTGGATCATTCCGGCCGATGGACAGATGAAAACTGTTTCACCAGTTTCCCTTTCATCTGCTACACTG CATTCACTCCAG GTGTTGTGACAGGATTGCAGATGAAAGTCAAAGCTGAGGAAAGTCTGTTATACTCTGAGATTGAAAGAATTGTGTTGATGGAA CTTCAACAAGAATCTGTCAGACTGGGACTTTCAAGCAACTTCTCTGTGAATGCGATAAAAATCCGTAAGATCAGTCCATGA